CACAGTGAActatatttaaatcatgcaaataCACCAAAGCTTCTAAGCACTGTCGAGCTATAGCCTGAAAATGAAGGGAAGGTCTCCTGTTTCAgtaggtatttttatattttcaagaAATAAACTAATTATGCTTAAAGTACATTCCAGACTTCGCAAAAATATCACACAGAGAAATGCGGAACAAAAGAACCGCAACATAGATATGGTGCTACTAATTGCAAGTAATGACATCATTAATAAAATCAGAAGATACACAATAAGGTTACATAGAGTGCTTTGGTAGCAGAACAGAAGGAGATACTCTCAGAAAAAAGAAGTAATAATCAGATACCTGTATTCTGGGCAATGAAAAGTAGACCTCGTCACTGGACTCCTGGTTATACTTTTGAAATTCATATAGATTTGCCCGTAGCAACTCGGTGACAATGAAAAGATGTTCCTGTTGATTGTTTCAGCTGTCAGCATTATGCGAcatcaaaaatgaaaaaaaaatgctgGGATTAATATTTAACAGGCCAATAACTGAAGCACACATCTTGCATAAAAAGAACAGCTCATAAGTGTTAAGATTTGGAAGAAtatgatatttttttcttttttgaaagcaATTTGACTCTTCATTGTAAGGTATGGTGTAAAAGCAAGCCAACGGTTTGTATCCCCATATCAATACCTGATAGTAGAAAAAATCATATAGGCGCAATATATGATGTGCATCTGCCGGATCATGTTTATTTACAAACTTAAGGAGCTTTATCTCATCCAAACTCTGATCAAAGAAATCCTTGTCATTTTTAATTATTTTAAGGCAGACATCCATTCCTGTGCGAAGATCATGTGCCTGTACGACCCTGCTGAATGCAGCGGAACCGAGATATTCAGTGATGCGATATCTTCCGGCAACAACTGAATCTACCACAATAGGAAAATCTTTGTTTTCCTCAAAGCCAGTCCTGCAGGGAAATCCTATCACATGAGCATACAAGTATATCCAAATAATTATTtggcagaaataaatagaaaaggtATTGGATAGTGAACCTGTTCTTCCGGTGGAAAATCCTCAGCTCAAATTCCTCATATTCTTGATGAAAAACAGAGCTTGCAAGATCAATCGCCGTTTTCGGACCTTCATCGATATTATGAGCAGCATTTTGAACATTTGTATCCGCTGGCCCGAAGTCCTCCATCCCATAAATATCTTCAGGAATACTAATCTCAGGAAAAGGGTGCACGCTGTAACTATCCTTTAGAAATTCCTTGTCATCGACAATTTTGTCATCTGTTATAAGGTCAATATCCAGTTCATCTTTTACTCTGAAGTCATGGTTAAACCTATGGTCTGAAAGAGATAAATAAAGTCAGAATGGAACCAACTAGTACacaagcaaaaataaataaattcacttcatgtgaggACAACGAATTTTGGAATTACAAAGGTACGCAAATCTGGATCAACCAGAAAAACTACATCAGATCAACCAGCAAAATTACATCACAATTCAAGTTTGTTCTGGGTTCGTAATTCAAGCATATACCAATGTTCTAGAATTGCGACAGTCAGGTGCTAGTACAAaatataatctcttcagaaaacaATCCAATCACAGAGTGAATCGTTCCAAGCTTGTTAGAGCGAAGCATGACAAATGATCCTGAGGAATATGGAAGAGGGCAGAAGCACTTACTGTTAGCAGCATTTGCGTCTTCAGACAAGTACGGACTGAGCATCTGAAGCTCCTTCTCCAGCGCACTGAGATCAAACTCCTTGTCATCTCCACTCCTGGAATCCACTAACGGACCGCCCTTGAGTGTGGCATCGTCATTCACATTGCGCCTGAACTGGTGCGCGTCCGCACCGCACTCATCAAGCACCTCCGTCAGGTCGTCCATGATCTGATACCTCCCGTACACAGCAGACCAAGAATCCCTCACAAACTCCCGACCATTCTTGTGATCCATTTCCCCGTGGCAGCAACTGCAGGGCGGTTTCGTATACGCCTCTGCATTGCCCTTGCTGCGGTCGTGGCGTCGGCCGCTGTCGTCGCCAATCTCGCCGACGTCGGGGTCAACAATGAActtgtcctcctcgtcgccgtcgccgctctTGCCACTGGTCTCCGGCTCGCGGTGGAACAGGTGGTCGTCGTAGAGCCAGTtctcgccgaagaagaggtcggtggtGTCGTACTCGCGCGCCGTGCCGAACTCCGACGCCTCCGACGGCGCGCGTGGCGGCGACCACACCCCGTACGGATTCAGCAGCCCTGATCTCCAAGCGAAACAGCCAAACGAAAACAGAAGCGACAAAATTCGGATCAGAATTCGAGCAAAAGCACACGCGCGAGCTTGAAGCATATGCGTCTCTCGTTGACGCGCAGAGATCGAGATTCACAGCGTCAGTCAGTGAGTCAATCACACGCCCCGGTCGCTCTCGGGAGGCCGGCCGCGCGCGCCGATGGCCAGGAGGGTTCAACACACCGGGGAAAAACTAATGGACCGGGAGTGTACCTGAAGGCGTGGAGGTCGTGCTGAGGAAGGCGTCggaggaggagctggaggcggGGCTCGCGAGCgcggccccggccccgccggaggcgGAGTAGGAGGCGCCGAGCCGCAGCGGCGGGAGCCGGGGGTCGTCGGAGTCGGCGGATTCGTCCCCTCGCCTCCCCGCGAGGACGCCGTGCCGCAGCGCGAGGCCGTGGCCGGCGTCGGCGGGGAACCCCAGCCCCACGACGCCGACGGCCTCCTCCGCGCCACGCGCCATGGCCAGCGAATCACTCGTGCGCCCGCCGCTGACCCTGCGCCGCCACGGCCACCATTTGAAGCGAagcggggcgaggcgagcgggtACCGCGGCACGCGACGCAACTGCGACGAGAGAGAGACCGAGAGCGAGAGCAAAGCACTAGCGGGAGCGAGGCCGCACGGGATCCAACCAACGCGCCCGCACACGACAGCGCCTTCTCGGGGCTGACGCGCGGGGCCCGCGGGCCAGCGTGTCGATGTCGGCGTCGGCCCGGGGCCGCTGTCGAGGGGCGCCCGCGGTGGGTGGTCTGGTGCGCGCGCGCGGCAGGATGATGGAGCGATCCGACGTGGAGGGAGCGGGGCCGTCATTATTGTCAGTCGCTGTTGCGCTGGACGCCGCCCCCGCTCCCCGCCCCGCTGGGGGATCCGGATCCTCTGCGGCGCGCGGCGCTCGTGACGGACACGGCGGATCGGCCGATCTACCACTCCTACCAGGTACTACTACCAGCGTCCAGCGGCAACGACGTCAGATCTATCTGCCTGCCGTGGTAGGGCAGGTCGGCCTTCCCTTCGCACCTTTCCCGAACCCCGCGGCCCTACTATTGGAACCGCACCTGCTCCGGCTTTAGCGAGCAGCTGAGGGCATAATTGCGTCCTCGCCGGGCCGGGCCGGAGCGGCCGTGCGATCGTGCACTGGCTGGTTACTGAATGGATCAATGAATGATGCTGCTGCTTAATTGCGTGATGTTCTGGACTCTGGTTTGGTAGATGAGCGTTATGGGCTAGCTCGCAGTGGGGCGTGTGGGTTTTGTGCGATCGAAGAAAGGAAAAGGCTACAGTAGAGGACTGGTTGACAGTGCGTCTGCGACTTGTTTTGTTCACCACCTGAAAAACCTGCTTCTTTTTTTAATCTCGTCTGGTTAGGCGTACCATCCAGTAAAAACGACGTCGCACTGGAGACCTCCTTGTCATGGTAGTTCGGGGAACGACTATCTATGGGAGTAgggtaaaaacaaaagaaaagtgcTCAAAGTTAGTGCTCTACCTCGTAAAAGCAAAAGATTGCGTTCGTGCTGTTTGTACGCTTAATGATTGCTTACAGCGAGTCATCACAGATGTGATCTTAATTGACGACCGCTGGAAAAGCGATTTATAAATAAGAAGACCGTCCCAGCGAGCAGTTCATGTTCTCTTCAAGGTCTGGTGATAACGCCAGTAAATACTGGCCTCATTTATGTTCCTTTTTTTCATTAGTAGTGAAAGGGGAGCAAAGCTTGGTCTGGCTTTATTAGGTGACTTGAACACTCCCATCTCCAGCCTCCAGGCATGCGGCTACTACTACACTCCTTAAGCAGATTATGTATGCTCAAATCACTACAAACTGATTAAAGTTTGGGGAACACTGTTTTTGAGCTCGACAGACCTGCACCTATTACATCTCCACTGGTCCAGCCCGCCTTTAATATGTTCTCTAATCTTTATTAGTTTGGACTTTGGAATGATAAAGCTGATAATTCGCTGTCTAAACAAGCCGCTTCCTCTTTTGATTTTCTTCTCCGCTCGAAAACGGCGGTAGCTGAAGCTTAAGTGTAAAGGCAACATGATTAGTCAGCGAAATGGGAGGAATGCCACACAATCTCCAATGATTTCGGAAGCAATGGCCCCAAGAGCAGTTGGGTTTAAAGTTTAAACCCACGAACAATAAGTGGACCGCTACAAGTACTACATGAGACCAGGCAAACTCTCAAAATTATACTGTGACGACAAACTGCAGGTTACCCTGATCCCGTCTTGGCACGTAGCCGAAACTTTCAGTACCAGACAGCAACACAGCAGCGTACCCACAGACAATCTGGTGCACTCCTACTGCAAATAGAACGGCACACATAGGGTAGCACTATACAAAAAAGTTGCGGCTACCTGGCGCCCTCTTGTCCTCTTCCCTTGGCGATATGCTGTTTTGGTACAGTTGAAAGCAAGGCTGCACTAACAGTCAGTGGCCTACTCGGCATATCTAGCTCTTAACCACCAATACAGTACACACGATTCCATCAAGCCAACAAAGTGTATCTGAGGGGGAAACAACAAAATATTGTACAACACTTAGCATCAGGTACAGCAAAAGGAGATATCATCAGGCAGGAGCAGTTGGTGCATCATTCGGTGCGTGCTCCTCACCTCAGCGATACCGGGAAAGCTACTTACACGAGTAAGCCAATCAGGGGGGGAGCCTATCTAATTAAATTTCCGCCAAAATAATCATCAGAGAAGGAAAGAGGGTCTATGCTTAGTGGGCCAACGGCCGGACTTACGTGACCGGAATAAGAGCATCAGCTGCAAGCCTGTGATTTCACTCATTTCCCATCTTTACAGATCCATCCTTGATAAGCCTTATGCTTAGGCTATTGAATCGTCCTCTCGAATAATGCCGTGAAGCCTTCCGCCAGTCTGTGCCGGTTTTCATCattgctacaaactcttcgaagcTAATTTTGCCATCCTGCAGAAACAATCAAAGCAGATGTTAAGTATCGTGAGGGATACATTCTGAAGGTTGTACCCTCCTtttggcaaaagtgcaaatgaacCTCCACCTTGTCGGTGTCAACTTCTTGCAATATGTCCTTCACCACTTCTGTGATATCTACCGCCCCATCCTCCGCCAGGGCCTCCTGAAGCTCCTCAGGCTCAATAAAACCATCGCCATCCTTATCGAAAAACAGGAAGGCCCGCCGAAGGTGCTCATCATTTGCCATCCTTTGTAGATGAAGTGAGACAGCCAAAAATTCACCATAATCTAGTGCTCCTCTACCATTTGTATCCACCTAACATCCAACCAACAAAGATCAGATATGCAAATCTTCAACATTTTGTTCTTGTAAATACTAGAGGACACTACACAAGTCAAGCCATTTGGACTACTTAATTCTCAAGTTGACTCTCACATCACAAGCAATAGTGGTATACTCTTCTTATGGACCTTATGCGACCCCCCCAAAAAAGATGGTAAATGATAAAGAATTAGCAGGTACACTGAGCTCTATATGTTCAACCTGTATAAATCAGAACTTCAGAAAAATGTTAGCCATGAGGCTCTAGATCTTATCTATCATAAACAACATATGAAGTGAGTAGAATAGAAATGTCCTTATTGGAAATGAAAGTAGAAGTTGATTATATCTTGTATCCCTTATTGCTAATTTTCAAGGTCCCAAGAACTAAACTAGTTCAAAAAGGGACCACAATTTACAATACTTCTACCCATCTGGTACAGAAAACATGTCAATATATTTTACTGCAGTTCTGGTTGATCGAGCAATAGAAGAGCTATCTATCATACATAACTTTTTGCAGAAATAATGTCATTCAGTTTGGACTGATCAAGGATAGGCTAAGTTAATCTAACTGAACAGTTTAACAAGCAAGGAAAATCCTGTACATTACTTACAGCTTCTATTAACATTTGCACTTCAGATTCTGCAAGGTGAGAACCAAATTTTGCAATCCCGC
This DNA window, taken from Triticum aestivum cultivar Chinese Spring chromosome 1D, IWGSC CS RefSeq v2.1, whole genome shotgun sequence, encodes the following:
- the LOC123182315 gene encoding cyclin-dependent kinase 11.1, which codes for MARGAEEAVGVVGLGFPADAGHGLALRHGVLAGRRGDESADSDDPRLPPLRLGASYSASGGAGAALASPASSSSSDAFLSTTSTPSGLLNPYGVWSPPRAPSEASEFGTAREYDTTDLFFGENWLYDDHLFHREPETSGKSGDGDEEDKFIVDPDVGEIGDDSGRRHDRSKGNAEAYTKPPCSCCHGEMDHKNGREFVRDSWSAVYGRYQIMDDLTEVLDECGADAHQFRRNVNDDATLKGGPLVDSRSGDDKEFDLSALEKELQMLSPYLSEDANAANNHRFNHDFRVKDELDIDLITDDKIVDDKEFLKDSYSVHPFPEISIPEDIYGMEDFGPADTNVQNAAHNIDEGPKTAIDLASSVFHQEYEEFELRIFHRKNRTGFEENKDFPIVVDSVVAGRYRITEYLGSAAFSRVVQAHDLRTGMDVCLKIIKNDKDFFDQSLDEIKLLKFVNKHDPADAHHILRLYDFFYYQEHLFIVTELLRANLYEFQKYNQESSDEVYFSLPRIQAIARQCLEALVYLHDLNIVHCDLKPENILMKSYSRCEVKVIDLGSSCFLTDNLSLYVQSRSYRAPEIILGLPYDQRIDIWSLGCIFAELYSGEVLFPNESVSTILARMIGTIGPIDMQMLALGQETPKYFTEEYDLFHKNEETGQLEYLIPEKSSLRRHLRCSDSKFVDFLSCLLQINHRKRPTAREALRHRWFSHKYR